One Halomonas sp. THAF5a genomic region harbors:
- a CDS encoding TRAP transporter small permease, producing MKSLLFKIIDNLESVLCQLLLVSFVLLLFAQIVLRNLFSYSLPWGDELATYAFVWFAYLGAVYATKMSAHNRVTFQFKFFPRWVETFCSVLTDLIWIGFNAVFIYLSYDFVFNKMNLFWKSQTLGIPMKYFYLILPIAFVAMTLRILQNNYLKFVKKVDLVDPESREVEKLKHNDDAAGDGPTPREH from the coding sequence ATGAAATCGCTTCTCTTCAAGATCATCGACAACCTGGAGAGCGTCCTCTGTCAGCTGCTCCTGGTGTCCTTCGTCTTACTGCTGTTCGCCCAGATCGTGCTCAGGAACCTCTTCAGCTATTCGCTGCCCTGGGGCGATGAGCTGGCGACCTACGCCTTCGTCTGGTTCGCCTACCTGGGGGCGGTATACGCCACCAAGATGTCGGCGCACAACCGCGTCACCTTCCAGTTCAAGTTCTTTCCGCGCTGGGTCGAGACGTTCTGCAGCGTGCTCACCGACCTGATCTGGATCGGCTTCAACGCCGTCTTCATCTACCTGAGCTACGACTTCGTCTTCAACAAGATGAACCTCTTCTGGAAGTCCCAGACCCTGGGCATTCCGATGAAATACTTCTACCTGATCCTGCCCATCGCCTTCGTCGCCATGACGCTGCGAATCCTGCAGAACAACTACCTGAAGTTCGTCAAGAAGGTGGACCTCGTGGACCCCGAGTCCCGGGAGGTCGAGAAACTCAAGCACAACGACGACGCGGCGGGTGACGGCCCGACGCCGCGGGAGCACTGA
- a CDS encoding TRAP transporter large permease: MDASIIYILFGTFFLLLILGAPITVSLGVAALTTFLSLGENPMAFVQIAFTSVGSFPLMALPAFILAGALMEASGISKRLVDIAEAFAGPVTGGLAAATVFACMFFGAISGSGPATTAAVGMLMIPAMANRGYDRGYGSAITASSGGLGVVIPPSIPMVIFGISGMGLQPPPEAVAEHGAFQTLSIPKLFIAGILPGVVIAGCLLTINYSISKKRGYRGLTDHWSWPQIRGTLRKGIWSMLAPIIILGGIYSGLFTPTESAIVAIFYTLIVGVFLHRELAWKPALRTLQTTTWITGRVLLILFTATVFGRLLVEQRVPAIIAEAMLGFTDSIYLIWAMVIFFLLFVGMFMETLAAIMILTPVLLPIMYMLGMDPVHVGIVVVCALAIGFQTPPLGENLFVASGIGGASIEEISLKALPFAAGSIVALFIIAYFPQISLWLPRVMGY; encoded by the coding sequence ATGGATGCCTCGATTATCTACATACTGTTCGGCACCTTCTTCCTGCTGCTGATCCTCGGCGCACCCATCACGGTGTCGCTGGGTGTCGCGGCCCTGACGACCTTCCTCAGCCTGGGCGAGAACCCCATGGCGTTCGTGCAGATCGCCTTCACCTCGGTGGGTTCCTTCCCGCTCATGGCCCTGCCGGCGTTCATCCTGGCCGGGGCGCTGATGGAGGCCTCCGGCATCTCCAAGCGCCTGGTCGACATCGCCGAGGCCTTCGCCGGGCCGGTGACCGGCGGCCTCGCCGCGGCGACGGTGTTTGCCTGCATGTTCTTCGGCGCGATCTCCGGCTCCGGGCCGGCGACCACGGCGGCGGTGGGCATGCTGATGATTCCGGCCATGGCCAATCGCGGCTACGACCGCGGCTACGGTTCGGCCATCACCGCCTCCTCGGGCGGGCTCGGGGTGGTGATCCCGCCCTCGATCCCGATGGTGATCTTCGGCATCTCCGGCATGGGCCTGCAGCCGCCGCCCGAGGCCGTCGCCGAGCATGGCGCCTTCCAGACGCTGTCGATTCCCAAGCTGTTCATCGCCGGCATCCTTCCGGGGGTGGTCATCGCCGGTTGCCTGCTGACCATCAACTACTCCATCTCGAAGAAGCGCGGCTATCGCGGACTGACCGATCACTGGTCCTGGCCGCAGATCCGCGGCACCCTGCGCAAGGGCATCTGGTCGATGCTGGCGCCGATCATCATCCTCGGCGGCATCTACAGCGGGCTCTTCACCCCCACCGAGTCGGCTATCGTCGCGATCTTCTACACCCTGATCGTGGGGGTCTTCCTGCACCGGGAGCTGGCCTGGAAACCGGCCCTGCGCACGCTGCAGACCACCACCTGGATCACCGGGAGGGTGCTGCTGATCCTCTTCACCGCCACGGTGTTCGGTCGGCTGCTGGTCGAGCAGCGGGTCCCCGCCATCATCGCCGAGGCGATGCTCGGGTTCACCGACAGCATCTACCTGATCTGGGCGATGGTCATCTTCTTCCTGCTGTTCGTGGGAATGTTCATGGAGACCCTGGCGGCGATCATGATCCTCACCCCGGTGCTGCTGCCGATCATGTACATGCTGGGCATGGATCCGGTGCACGTGGGCATCGTGGTGGTCTGCGCCCTGGCCATCGGCTTCCAGACGCCGCCCCTCGGGGAGAACCTCTTCGTCGCCTCGGGCATCGGCGGCGCCTCGATCGAGGAGATCTCGCTGAAGGCACTGCCCTTCGCCGCCGGCTCCATCGTGGCGCTGTTCATCATCGCCTACTTCCCGCAGATATCGCTCTGGCTGCCCCGCGTGATGGGCTACTAG
- a CDS encoding universal stress protein, translating into MTHGIRRILCCVGLRNDCDPVLGRAVDLALATGAELYVLHAVKSLSDDVLNTLKINIQDRQALETLMTQRLDEAHRELDRRLDAFWARHPERRAALGEREVTRSVLEGYPASVISHYATRIGSDMIVMAANKRSFPASYSGKVTKGVIKRAKVPVVVVPPGN; encoded by the coding sequence ATGACGCATGGCATCCGTCGCATCCTCTGCTGTGTGGGGCTGCGCAACGACTGCGATCCGGTGCTGGGCCGGGCGGTGGACCTCGCCCTGGCCACCGGCGCCGAGCTCTATGTGCTGCACGCGGTCAAGTCACTCTCCGACGATGTGCTCAACACCCTCAAGATCAACATCCAGGATCGCCAGGCCCTCGAGACCCTGATGACGCAGCGCCTCGACGAGGCGCATCGGGAACTCGACCGGCGCCTCGACGCCTTCTGGGCCCGCCATCCCGAGCGTCGCGCCGCCCTCGGCGAGCGCGAGGTGACGCGCAGCGTGCTCGAGGGCTATCCCGCCTCGGTGATCAGCCACTACGCCACGCGCATCGGCAGCGACATGATCGTCATGGCGGCCAACAAGCGCAGCTTTCCCGCCTCCTACTCCGGCAAGGTCACCAAGGGGGTGATCAAGCGCGCCAAGGTGCCTGTCGTCGTCGTGCCACCGGGCAACTGA
- a CDS encoding APC family permease, which produces MEPSNTLKKCLKPHWVWAIAFGSAIGWGSFVLPADWIAMAGPMGAIIGLAIGALLMIVIGVSYGFLIKIFPVAGGGFSYAYLGFGRRHAFFCGWFLTLGYISIVALNASALALLAKFLVPEIATFGEMYTIAGWEVYFGEVAIASLALILFAWINVRGGSLSGKSQFVFCMLLVTGALLVATGLLVSPSTSFDNVVPLFQPDKATWSAIFSIVAIAPWAYVGFDSVPQAAEEFDFSPAKAFTLIVLALVMAAVHYSILIVATSIAMPWTELVAGSPVWGTGEVVQGVLGNLGLAVLAVALLMGIATGLNGFYISTSRLLFAQGRATFLPEVFARLHPVYGTPSAGILFTCGVCLLAPWFGREVLLWIVDMAATGVAIAYFYCCAVAYKCFKWSPAGKGEDYEGCVSPFKKVLSLLGALSSLLFLSLLLIPGSPGALGLPSWIALIGWGALGIVLYAARRFHIHGIPKQQLDRLILAAGEG; this is translated from the coding sequence ATGGAACCATCCAATACACTCAAGAAATGCCTGAAGCCGCACTGGGTATGGGCCATCGCCTTCGGCTCCGCCATCGGCTGGGGAAGCTTTGTCTTGCCGGCGGACTGGATCGCCATGGCGGGCCCGATGGGCGCCATCATCGGTCTGGCCATCGGTGCGCTGCTGATGATCGTGATCGGCGTCAGCTATGGGTTTCTGATCAAGATCTTTCCGGTGGCCGGGGGAGGGTTTTCCTACGCCTACCTGGGGTTCGGGCGGCGGCATGCCTTCTTCTGCGGCTGGTTCCTGACCCTGGGCTACATCTCCATCGTGGCATTGAACGCCTCGGCGCTGGCGCTACTGGCGAAGTTCCTGGTGCCGGAGATCGCGACCTTCGGTGAGATGTATACCATTGCCGGCTGGGAGGTGTATTTCGGCGAAGTGGCCATCGCCAGCCTGGCGCTGATTCTCTTCGCCTGGATCAATGTCCGCGGCGGCAGCCTCTCCGGCAAGAGTCAGTTCGTCTTCTGCATGCTGCTGGTCACCGGCGCACTGCTGGTGGCGACCGGGTTGCTGGTGTCGCCGTCCACCTCCTTCGATAATGTGGTGCCCCTGTTCCAGCCGGACAAGGCGACCTGGTCGGCGATCTTCTCCATCGTGGCGATCGCCCCCTGGGCCTATGTGGGCTTCGACAGCGTGCCCCAGGCGGCGGAAGAGTTCGACTTCTCGCCGGCCAAGGCCTTCACCCTGATCGTCCTGGCCCTGGTCATGGCGGCCGTGCACTACTCGATCCTGATCGTCGCCACCTCGATCGCCATGCCCTGGACCGAGCTCGTGGCCGGCTCGCCGGTGTGGGGCACCGGCGAGGTGGTTCAGGGGGTGCTCGGTAACCTCGGGCTGGCGGTGCTGGCGGTGGCCTTGCTGATGGGCATCGCGACCGGACTCAACGGCTTCTACATCTCCACCAGCCGGCTGCTGTTCGCCCAGGGGCGCGCGACCTTCCTGCCCGAGGTCTTCGCCCGCCTGCATCCCGTTTACGGCACGCCGTCCGCCGGCATCCTGTTCACCTGTGGGGTCTGCCTGCTGGCGCCCTGGTTCGGTCGCGAGGTGCTGCTGTGGATCGTCGACATGGCCGCGACCGGGGTGGCCATCGCCTACTTCTATTGCTGTGCCGTGGCCTACAAGTGCTTCAAGTGGTCGCCGGCCGGCAAGGGAGAGGATTACGAGGGCTGTGTCTCGCCCTTCAAGAAGGTGCTGTCGCTGCTGGGAGCGCTGAGCAGCCTGCTGTTCCTGTCCCTGCTGCTGATTCCCGGCTCGCCGGGGGCGCTCGGGCTGCCGTCCTGGATCGCCCTGATCGGGTGGGGCGCCCTGGGCATCGTGCTCTACGCCGCTCGCCGCTTCCATATTCATGGTATCCCCAAGCAGCAGCTCGATCGCTTGATCCTGGCCGCCGGCGAGGGGTAG
- a CDS encoding IclR family transcriptional regulator, which translates to MPKESPPNTTLLRAISLLEEIATADHAISAADLDRRLEIPKPTIHRLLKQLEEEQLVTRELDGRHLLPGPRLHRMAMGTLANESLKAPRRLLLERLAREVGETCNLSLLDGHQLLYYDRVETNWPVRIQLTPGSRLPLHCTASGKLFLALMPPHRRRALLSTLTLEAHTPYTITSLATLEEQLVQIARDNLSTDNEEFLQGMVAIAVPIFDQVGHMQATLAVHAPRLRHSIDSLLEWAPLMRQIAAELEESL; encoded by the coding sequence ATGCCCAAAGAATCCCCTCCCAACACCACCCTCCTGCGAGCGATCAGCCTGCTCGAGGAGATCGCCACCGCAGATCATGCCATCAGTGCCGCGGACCTCGACCGGCGATTGGAGATCCCCAAGCCCACCATCCATCGGCTCCTGAAGCAGCTCGAGGAGGAACAGCTGGTCACCCGGGAACTCGACGGCCGACACCTGCTGCCCGGACCGCGCCTGCACCGCATGGCCATGGGCACGCTGGCCAACGAGAGCCTGAAGGCACCGCGCCGGCTGCTCCTGGAGCGCCTGGCCCGGGAGGTCGGCGAGACCTGCAACCTGTCGCTGCTCGATGGTCATCAGCTGCTCTACTACGACCGGGTGGAGACCAACTGGCCGGTACGGATCCAGCTGACCCCAGGCTCACGCCTTCCCCTGCACTGCACGGCCAGTGGCAAGCTGTTTCTGGCCCTGATGCCGCCCCACCGTCGCCGTGCGCTGCTCTCGACCCTGACGCTGGAAGCGCATACGCCCTATACCATCACGTCGCTCGCGACCCTGGAGGAGCAGCTCGTCCAGATCGCCCGGGATAACCTCAGCACCGACAACGAGGAGTTTCTCCAGGGCATGGTCGCGATCGCGGTGCCGATCTTCGATCAGGTGGGCCACATGCAGGCCACGCTCGCGGTCCACGCACCACGGCTGCGCCACTCCATCGACTCGCTGCTGGAGTGGGCCCCGCTGATGCGCCAGATCGCCGCGGAACTCGAGGAGAGTCTCTAG
- a CDS encoding TRAP transporter large permease: MTDGLLIGLITTGVTLFFLLGVPIFLVIGLWVVGTSLVIDFTLANIGVTLFQGLSFFGLLALPLFILTGDLINAAGIAKRLSDFAYSVLGWLRGGMGMATLGACGLFAAISGSNAGTTATIGSIMQPEMKKNGYDDRFSAATAASGGTVGIIIPPSIIFIVYGFMMNLSISDLFIAGMIPGAMMVLGMMVACHLVARRHGWGTLIPFKIKESAGFARKAYLGFATIGVVLYGIYSGKFSPTEAAAITVGFTLIAGLIITREISIVRLPSIMLRSGQIAGMLAPLIAISVVMQQLLSVLGAGQILEGFLNGLGNYYVILGACMIMILLAGMILESLPVTIILAPILAPIAQNAGVDPIHFSVIFLVGAAIGFVTPPFGLNLYVASSITGIPYLRLVKFVIPYFIALITCWLAISLWPPLSMFLVNL; encoded by the coding sequence ATGACAGACGGTCTTCTTATCGGCCTGATCACGACAGGCGTTACCCTCTTCTTCCTGCTGGGCGTGCCGATCTTCCTGGTCATCGGCCTGTGGGTCGTGGGCACCAGCCTGGTCATCGACTTCACCCTGGCCAATATCGGCGTCACCCTCTTCCAGGGACTGAGCTTCTTCGGCCTGCTGGCCCTGCCGCTGTTCATCCTGACGGGTGACCTGATCAATGCGGCGGGGATCGCCAAGCGACTCTCCGACTTCGCCTACTCGGTGCTCGGCTGGTTGCGGGGCGGCATGGGCATGGCGACGCTGGGGGCCTGTGGCCTGTTCGCGGCCATTTCGGGCTCCAATGCGGGGACCACGGCGACCATCGGCTCGATCATGCAGCCCGAGATGAAGAAGAACGGCTACGATGATCGCTTCTCGGCGGCCACCGCGGCCTCCGGCGGTACCGTCGGGATCATCATCCCGCCCAGCATCATCTTCATCGTCTACGGCTTCATGATGAACCTGTCGATCAGCGACCTGTTCATTGCCGGCATGATCCCCGGGGCGATGATGGTGCTGGGGATGATGGTGGCTTGCCACCTGGTGGCCCGTCGCCACGGCTGGGGCACCCTGATTCCCTTCAAGATCAAGGAAAGCGCCGGCTTCGCACGCAAGGCCTACCTGGGCTTCGCGACCATCGGCGTGGTGCTCTACGGCATCTATTCCGGGAAGTTCTCGCCGACCGAGGCCGCCGCCATCACCGTCGGCTTCACCCTGATCGCGGGCCTGATCATCACCCGGGAGATCAGCATCGTGCGGCTGCCCTCGATCATGCTGCGCTCGGGACAGATCGCCGGCATGCTGGCCCCGCTCATCGCGATCTCGGTGGTGATGCAGCAGCTGCTGTCGGTGCTGGGAGCCGGCCAGATCCTGGAAGGCTTCCTGAACGGGCTCGGCAACTACTATGTCATCCTCGGCGCCTGCATGATCATGATCCTGCTGGCCGGGATGATCCTGGAAAGCCTGCCCGTGACCATCATCCTGGCACCGATCCTGGCACCGATTGCCCAGAACGCGGGCGTGGATCCGATCCACTTCTCGGTGATCTTCCTGGTCGGGGCGGCCATCGGCTTCGTGACCCCGCCGTTCGGCCTCAACCTCTACGTCGCCAGCAGCATCACCGGGATTCCCTATCTCCGGCTGGTGAAGTTCGTGATCCCGTACTTCATCGCGCTGATCACCTGCTGGCTGGCCATCTCCCTGTGGCCCCCACTGTCGATGTTCCTGGTCAACCTGTGA
- a CDS encoding TRAP transporter small permease: MMANHNYQHAQPATRWLVPLRWLDENIEKCIILLSYAGMSGIIFVEVIRRFFFSLQAPWSTSIPVLLFLWLTWFGASLNVKNRTHLSLNEIRMRLPYTGQFLCLILDAVLWIGFGAMVIHFTIDQVQLAYNNFAIVPGTDNVMQWWFYLATPTAWVLIIYRVLQNLYADWQRYRLREPFNLQPSIMD, translated from the coding sequence ATGATGGCAAACCACAACTATCAACATGCGCAACCAGCCACTCGGTGGCTGGTTCCCCTCCGCTGGCTGGATGAGAACATCGAGAAGTGCATCATCCTGCTCTCCTACGCCGGGATGTCCGGCATCATCTTCGTGGAGGTCATTCGCCGTTTCTTCTTCAGCCTCCAGGCGCCCTGGAGCACCAGCATCCCCGTGCTGCTGTTCCTCTGGCTGACCTGGTTCGGCGCGTCGCTCAACGTGAAGAATCGCACGCACCTGTCGCTCAACGAGATTCGCATGCGGCTGCCCTATACCGGCCAGTTCCTGTGCCTCATCCTGGATGCCGTGCTGTGGATCGGCTTCGGGGCCATGGTGATCCATTTCACCATCGATCAGGTCCAGCTGGCCTACAACAACTTCGCGATCGTGCCGGGCACCGACAACGTCATGCAGTGGTGGTTCTACCTGGCCACGCCGACCGCTTGGGTGCTGATCATCTATCGCGTGCTGCAGAATCTCTACGCTGACTGGCAACGCTACCGCCTGCGTGAGCCTTTCAACCTCCAACCCTCGATAATGGATTAG
- a CDS encoding TRAP transporter substrate-binding protein, which produces MKSPIHNVSRRDFLNISGRFGLTSTLIAASGLGAGLTASSLARAAEGEQQRRYQTEPKFQLRFGASGFNERNLDIQKSGQLFFARDLEERTNGAIRVEFMGSNEVCNQLDCVSKAQQGIVDIFSASTQNSAGGAPYLNILDFAYMFPSVASMFHFFYDKRSETLLREPLRQRHNLQFLFTHCDLRGIMLGLKYQDQPLITSLEQLQGTKNRVTGTQLGRIAMEQLGLNPVPVAWEETLDGLRQGLLDGAETWMSAVAYAGMAPVVSQAVDLRFFAGTEHTAMNLSKFESLGSELQEQVMESAYCAQIFTQGMNEAGRYQIVGATEHPGENTVFAQNNVRVAPLSDEERSKAEQLCSPEFNPGPWEQWRERLNGWAGGVDIYKEIHGIAREIPRDMAAVNVKPQRWWKG; this is translated from the coding sequence ATGAAATCACCGATCCATAACGTATCCCGGCGGGATTTTCTGAATATCTCGGGCCGCTTCGGCCTGACCTCCACGCTGATCGCCGCCTCCGGGCTGGGCGCCGGCCTCACCGCCAGCAGCCTGGCCCGTGCCGCCGAGGGCGAACAGCAGCGTCGCTACCAGACCGAACCGAAATTCCAGCTGCGCTTCGGCGCCTCGGGCTTCAACGAGCGCAACCTGGACATCCAGAAATCAGGCCAGCTGTTCTTTGCCCGCGATCTCGAGGAGCGCACCAACGGCGCGATTCGCGTCGAGTTCATGGGCAGCAACGAGGTCTGCAACCAGCTCGACTGCGTCAGCAAGGCCCAACAGGGCATCGTCGATATCTTCTCGGCCTCGACGCAGAATTCCGCGGGGGGCGCGCCCTACCTCAACATCCTCGACTTCGCCTACATGTTCCCGAGCGTCGCGTCGATGTTTCACTTCTTCTACGACAAGCGTAGCGAAACCCTGCTGCGCGAGCCGCTTCGCCAGCGCCACAACCTGCAGTTCCTGTTCACGCACTGTGACCTGCGCGGCATCATGCTGGGCCTGAAGTACCAGGACCAGCCGCTGATCACCAGCCTGGAGCAGCTCCAGGGCACCAAGAACCGGGTGACCGGCACCCAGCTCGGGCGGATCGCGATGGAGCAGCTGGGGCTGAACCCCGTGCCCGTGGCCTGGGAGGAGACGCTGGACGGGCTGCGCCAGGGGCTTCTGGATGGCGCCGAGACCTGGATGAGCGCGGTGGCCTACGCGGGCATGGCGCCGGTGGTGTCCCAGGCGGTCGACCTGCGCTTCTTTGCCGGCACCGAGCACACCGCCATGAACCTCTCCAAGTTCGAGAGCCTCGGCAGCGAGCTTCAGGAGCAGGTCATGGAGTCGGCCTACTGTGCCCAGATCTTCACACAGGGCATGAACGAGGCCGGTCGCTACCAGATCGTCGGGGCCACCGAGCACCCCGGCGAGAACACGGTCTTCGCCCAGAACAACGTCCGGGTGGCGCCTCTGTCGGACGAGGAGCGCAGCAAGGCCGAGCAGCTGTGCTCGCCGGAGTTCAATCCGGGGCCCTGGGAGCAGTGGCGTGAGCGCCTGAACGGCTGGGCCGGCGGCGTGGACATCTACAAGGAAATTCACGGCATTGCCCGCGAGATCCCCCGTGACATGGCGGCCGTCAATGTGAAGCCTCAGCGCTGGTGGAAAGGCTGA
- a CDS encoding GMC family oxidoreductase, producing the protein MKSTTNQQDTFDYVVVGAGSAGCVLANRLSEDPSVRVLLLEAGGADWNPWIHVPVGYFKTMHNPATDWCYLTDEDAGINGRRLQWPRGKVLGGSSSLNGLLYIRGQREDYDDWAAAGNEGWDYDSILPYFKKSECQERGADAYHGVDGPLKVSDLRLRREIAERFIEAAKAAGIPENRDVNGATQEGVGYFQQTSYKGFRCSTAKAFLRPAQKRPNLTVIKRAHCQRLLLEGKRVVGVEYRRGEQLARVRANHEVLLSSGAIGSPQILQCSGIGDPEHLKSVGVECQHELPGVGENLQDHLQVRLVFKTRCRTLNDEVRHPLKKLAVGTQYVLTRTGPLTLAASQVCVFTQSREGLDRPDIQFHMQPLSADKPAEGVHPFSAFTSSVCQLRPTSRGSIRITSPDPAVYPSIQPNYLSTEEDCRVAVDAIKVARRIAEQSPLASVITGEYVPGTQFQSDEELLEAARQYSQTIYHPAGTCKMGHDPMAVVDDQLRVHGLEGLRVVDASIMPVIVSGNTNAPTIMIAEKAADMIKAARSEQASHSTVA; encoded by the coding sequence ATGAAATCAACAACTAATCAGCAAGATACCTTCGATTATGTCGTCGTCGGGGCCGGTTCGGCGGGTTGCGTGCTGGCCAACCGGCTCAGCGAGGACCCCTCGGTGAGGGTCCTGCTGCTCGAGGCCGGGGGCGCCGACTGGAACCCCTGGATCCACGTGCCCGTCGGCTATTTCAAGACCATGCACAACCCCGCGACGGACTGGTGCTACCTCACCGACGAGGACGCGGGCATCAACGGGCGTCGCCTGCAGTGGCCGCGAGGCAAGGTGCTGGGGGGCTCGAGTTCGCTCAACGGGCTGCTCTACATCCGCGGCCAGCGCGAGGACTATGACGACTGGGCCGCGGCCGGCAATGAAGGTTGGGATTACGACTCGATCCTTCCCTATTTCAAGAAGTCCGAGTGCCAGGAGCGCGGCGCGGACGCCTACCACGGCGTGGACGGCCCGCTGAAGGTCTCCGACCTGCGGCTGCGCCGCGAGATCGCAGAGCGCTTCATCGAGGCGGCCAAGGCGGCGGGGATTCCCGAGAACCGTGACGTCAACGGGGCGACCCAGGAAGGCGTGGGCTACTTCCAGCAGACCTCCTACAAGGGCTTTCGCTGCTCGACCGCCAAGGCCTTCCTGCGGCCGGCCCAGAAGCGCCCCAACCTGACCGTCATCAAGCGCGCGCACTGCCAGCGGCTGCTGCTCGAAGGCAAGCGGGTCGTGGGGGTCGAGTATCGCCGTGGAGAGCAGCTGGCGCGGGTCCGGGCCAACCACGAGGTGCTGCTCTCGAGTGGCGCCATCGGCTCACCGCAGATCCTGCAGTGCTCCGGTATCGGGGATCCCGAGCACCTCAAGTCGGTGGGCGTCGAGTGCCAGCATGAACTGCCCGGGGTAGGGGAGAACCTCCAGGATCACCTGCAGGTCCGCCTGGTCTTCAAGACCCGCTGCCGCACGCTCAACGACGAGGTGCGACACCCGCTGAAGAAGCTGGCGGTCGGCACCCAGTACGTGCTGACGCGCACCGGGCCCCTGACCCTCGCCGCCAGCCAGGTGTGCGTGTTCACCCAGTCCCGGGAAGGCCTCGATCGCCCGGATATCCAGTTCCACATGCAGCCGCTCTCCGCCGACAAGCCGGCCGAGGGGGTTCACCCCTTCTCGGCCTTCACCTCCTCGGTCTGCCAGCTGCGTCCGACCAGCCGCGGGTCGATTCGCATCACCAGCCCCGATCCCGCCGTCTATCCCTCGATCCAGCCCAACTATCTGAGTACCGAGGAGGACTGCCGGGTGGCGGTGGATGCCATCAAGGTCGCGCGGCGGATCGCCGAGCAGTCGCCGCTGGCCTCGGTGATCACCGGGGAATACGTGCCGGGCACGCAGTTCCAGAGCGACGAGGAACTCCTCGAGGCGGCTCGTCAGTACAGCCAGACGATCTACCACCCGGCCGGGACCTGCAAGATGGGCCACGACCCCATGGCGGTGGTGGACGACCAGCTGCGCGTGCACGGCCTGGAGGGCCTTCGGGTGGTGGACGCGTCGATCATGCCGGTGATCGTCTCCGGCAACACCAACGCCCCGACCATCATGATCGCCGAGAAGGCCGCCGACATGATCAAGGCCGCCCGCAGCGAGCAGGCGAGCCACTCGACGGTGGCGTGA
- a CDS encoding YeiH family protein — protein MTRRDADAATDPSTLQADKRVLPRRLEPLQRVLPGLMICVTIALATTFIADHYGGPTLLYALLFGMTLHFLSEEGKCLAGVEFAAKKVLRIGVALLGVRITIEQVAELGIGPVLTVVCGVMMTIALGALLARLLGLDKDMGLLTGGSVAICGASAALALSAVMPRHENHERNTIMTVVGVTTLSTMAMVIYPLIVGVLGLGDTEAGIFLGGTIHDVAQVVGAGYMISEGTGDVSTFVKLLRVAMLVPAVMVFMFLFRRERRQEEGSSKVPMLPTFLVAFVALVIINSLGWIPPVVTEGFTDLSRWCLVTAIAALGIKTSFQKLAVVGWKPVVLMVAETVFLLLLVLAFIYFGVASI, from the coding sequence ATGACTCGTCGAGACGCCGACGCGGCAACCGATCCGTCGACCCTCCAGGCTGACAAGCGGGTCCTGCCCCGTCGCCTGGAACCCCTCCAGCGTGTGCTTCCCGGGCTGATGATCTGCGTCACCATCGCCCTGGCCACGACCTTCATCGCCGACCACTATGGTGGCCCGACGCTGCTCTATGCGCTGCTGTTCGGCATGACCCTGCACTTCCTCTCCGAGGAGGGCAAGTGCCTGGCCGGCGTCGAGTTCGCCGCCAAGAAGGTGCTGCGCATCGGCGTGGCGCTGCTCGGCGTGCGCATCACCATCGAGCAGGTCGCCGAGCTCGGCATCGGGCCGGTGCTGACCGTGGTCTGCGGGGTGATGATGACCATCGCCCTGGGCGCCCTGCTGGCGCGCCTGCTGGGGCTGGACAAGGACATGGGCCTGCTGACCGGCGGCTCGGTGGCGATCTGCGGCGCCTCGGCGGCGCTGGCCCTGTCGGCGGTGATGCCGCGCCACGAGAATCACGAGCGCAACACCATCATGACGGTGGTGGGGGTGACCACGCTCTCCACCATGGCGATGGTGATCTACCCGCTGATCGTCGGGGTGCTGGGCCTCGGCGATACCGAGGCGGGGATCTTCCTCGGCGGCACCATCCATGACGTGGCCCAGGTGGTCGGCGCCGGCTACATGATCTCCGAGGGCACCGGCGACGTCTCCACCTTCGTCAAGCTGCTGCGGGTGGCGATGCTGGTGCCGGCGGTGATGGTCTTCATGTTCCTGTTCCGTCGCGAGCGGCGCCAGGAGGAGGGCTCCAGCAAGGTCCCGATGCTGCCGACCTTCCTGGTCGCCTTCGTGGCGCTGGTGATCATCAACAGCCTCGGCTGGATCCCGCCGGTGGTCACCGAGGGCTTCACCGACCTGTCGCGCTGGTGCCTGGTCACGGCCATCGCCGCGCTCGGCATCAAGACCTCCTTCCAGAAGCTCGCCGTGGTCGGCTGGAAGCCGGTGGTGCTGATGGTGGCGGAGACCGTCTTCCTGCTGCTGCTGGTGCTGGCCTTCATCTACTTCGGCGTGGCGAGCATCTGA